The following proteins come from a genomic window of Zetaproteobacteria bacterium:
- a CDS encoding DEAD/DEAH box helicase has protein sequence MEQAPFTTLGLPEPLMRAIDDLGFTAMTPIQQLVLPRTLKGEDVAAQGRTGTGKTAAFLITIIHRLLTRPPKRGRKPHHLRAVVLAPTRELVIQIGKDAAALLKYTDLRCHTVYGGVDYDKQQRGFEGGVDLLIGTPGRLIDYHKKRCFSLSKCEVAVIDEADRMFDLGFIRDLRYVMRRLPPFDRRQALLFSATLSYRVMELAYEHMNNPEKLRAEEGDITAVGVRESLYHTAMEEKLPLLIHLLRRHEVRRGMIFVNEKRTGERVARRLAQYGFKVGILSGDVRQKRRMRILQDFTAGRLHLLVATDVASRGIHVDDVTHVFNYDLPEDPENYVHRIGRTARAGNEGVAISFSCERFCFGLPDIEGLIGHSIPVEVVDPAWLEVGPPVDRRATAVGLKREDRAERRDGGDRKKSGGGRPSRRRGSGGGRRGRAAGG, from the coding sequence ATGGAGCAAGCACCCTTCACCACCCTCGGTCTGCCCGAGCCGCTGATGCGCGCCATCGACGATCTCGGCTTCACCGCCATGACCCCGATCCAGCAGCTGGTGCTGCCGCGCACCCTCAAGGGAGAGGATGTCGCTGCCCAAGGGCGCACCGGTACCGGCAAGACGGCGGCCTTCCTCATCACCATCATCCACCGTCTGCTCACCCGGCCGCCGAAGCGTGGACGCAAGCCGCACCATCTGCGCGCGGTGGTGCTGGCGCCGACGCGGGAGCTGGTCATCCAGATCGGCAAGGACGCCGCAGCCCTGCTCAAATATACCGACCTGCGCTGCCACACCGTCTACGGCGGGGTCGATTACGACAAGCAGCAGCGGGGGTTTGAAGGGGGCGTGGATCTGCTCATCGGCACTCCCGGCCGGTTGATCGACTACCACAAGAAGCGCTGTTTCTCGCTGAGCAAGTGCGAGGTGGCTGTGATCGACGAGGCCGATCGCATGTTCGATCTCGGCTTCATCCGCGATCTGCGCTATGTGATGCGTCGTCTGCCGCCGTTCGACCGGCGTCAGGCGCTCCTCTTCTCGGCGACGCTCTCCTACCGGGTGATGGAGCTGGCCTACGAGCACATGAACAACCCGGAGAAGCTGCGCGCCGAGGAGGGGGACATCACGGCGGTCGGGGTGCGCGAGAGCCTGTACCACACGGCGATGGAGGAGAAGCTGCCGCTGCTCATCCACCTGCTGCGTCGCCACGAGGTGCGCCGCGGCATGATCTTCGTCAACGAGAAGCGCACCGGCGAGCGGGTGGCGCGCAGGCTGGCCCAGTACGGCTTCAAGGTCGGCATCCTCTCCGGCGATGTACGGCAGAAGCGGCGGATGCGCATCCTGCAGGATTTCACCGCCGGGCGGCTCCATCTGCTGGTGGCCACCGATGTCGCCTCGCGCGGCATCCATGTCGACGACGTCACCCATGTGTTCAACTACGATCTGCCCGAGGATCCCGAGAACTATGTCCACCGCATCGGTCGCACGGCGCGTGCGGGCAACGAGGGGGTGGCGATCTCCTTCTCCTGCGAACGGTTCTGTTTCGGTCTGCCCGATATCGAGGGGCTGATCGGCCATTCCATCCCGGTGGAGGTGGTCGATCCCGCCTGGCTGGAGGTGGGGCCGCCGGTCGATCGGCGGGCGACCGCCGTGGGGCTCAAGCGCGAGGATCGCGCCGAGAGGCGCGACGGCGGCGACAGGAAGAAGAGCGGCGGAGGCAGGCCGTCGCGCCGGAGAGGATCGGGTGGAGGCCGTCGCGGCAGAGCGGCCGGAGGGTGA